A section of the Scleropages formosus chromosome 12, fSclFor1.1, whole genome shotgun sequence genome encodes:
- the dop1b gene encoding protein dopey-2 isoform X2: MDPEEQELQNDYRYRSYSAVIEKALRNFESSSEWADLISSLGKLNKALQSNLKYSLLPRRLIIGKRLAQCLHPALPSGVHLKALETYEVIFKIIGTKWLAKDLFIYSSGLFPLLGHAAMSVKPVLLMLYERYYLPLQRALLPSLQAFVMGLLPGLEEGLEVYDRTDALLLKLSQQVGQCVFYGALWGSVLVSPLVRLPASHFIVTHFDRMATGREQRHMLGSDHKLVLKSICLSLQDSNVLVQRNMLEILLFFFPFCTCLDPTEASIPLSRDDVISLVCAASLTLLRRDMSLNRRLYAWLQGTDSKGSMLAPDPNMSSTLEEHMAFYFDHYSRELLLQAVVDILRLKTMQSEPETLTAYLRPFRIILSLLDKPEIGPKLTGDLMLEVIRALYSYVSEMLGEETTLGSSLITNQLASKVKESKNASEIIKTANMLISSLNSDYVWNYMTRCFWACLSKGSSGHPTSTVLEDRCAPPSVSEISTLIMFLLDVIPLELYTEIQTEYLPQMLGSMLQALRGQLGEISLSELTQALRACFRVLSKIQMPVAYMDMEAESQTHKDEAKENQGAIQGDGAHGEDDRGDKDSREEDVESEIGELDGEAELDTGLADAAIPTVRSEDSGLGLSTSTSEQHLSRERMGLETGVCPGRGDVWRKGGIVEDMTHSMLDILDSFISRFLLCPVCEEKKQQEAIDTSTYATGLGTRALARQRGSRELGQFREKLTEFFTPNKQKLQQLADFSFPSHRKGGKGTGEGQLHWGAGYKSRDRSDISEACRQAFTAICHLLLECSTFPVYLLEDERETLNTALFHNAGNDKHSLPVWLRSLMTLCCLSKDNHIQHVAISSVLELLNHSHSLALVIEDKNRRYKSSDSNPFSGQLQMLTIPPIYPRVFKAIEEYTDFYQRLAQVLWGQLDSERGELHVTCVELFYRLHCLAPTASVCEDIVCLALQHREKVVQLEALHRFSVLWHLTREIQNNRSVSLNRSFDRSLFVVLDCLNSPDGSVRTAGQSWLIRALSLNDVARILEPILLLLLHPETQRCSIQCLMQNLAGGHLKMFKWKDRAISHNAETSLNGIAMESLSEDTLLSWLAVVDREVLWADLEHVPEMVNVPELPEEGRRWSEDTEGEDEESRQDAMEEEQEESEHTESADTSGAQLSTEDSGSGSAPYLQRVDSERTQASESLSSEEEEEELAAMARLRHLKQLQERREAVDALYRHTLLYLQPYNHARILHAFGALESLIRTNGQPFVEAVSTTTLDTGSAAHLGLVQNLLQRHQESLEGRSFYGRWQPQSMESGPQCLLIELLVSVCLSFLRSHYPRYLQVGALEVRGNLQVKVTSVEVLTCLLGQLIGPVRDHERRSLDLVCQLLSSSGLQRYVLLSLSTSMHVSQRPGIEKDKEAQLSMDVTDGLSEERMIEQSRDAGCSEQALQVELLKLLQVLVVLEHHAYAEGGVEKGTTAGGTSPLAREWQTAQQYQQSIRAQQYIPAQPITAQGMFVSAAASALLPRYGYAMHPPWVSMICSSLPYLGRSLAVIVAPFIAQICKNLDELVRQYEHEVDRASHSVTFRRESIALDYPLTLMEGLTTITHYCLLDNRKSPVIPDPVDLRNARNAILEEMPRAVSTMALLWSVVRREEGQRKGSDTVQTARNTTTSVCFRNAKVLRLKVLEFLDPLMAPFGVQVMASVGAVWNTRRSKKGRNKNKVLPVASESRLTIVDLVKSLSTLRTNTILHLVKEVVKKPHQIKGDSKSTLVDIPLLQFSYTFIQSICAQALQENITPLLCLLKESVQMNLAPPGQFLLLGILNDLVNRLPNLDNKKYSKDLQEVTQRILEAVGSVAGSSLEQTSWLSRNLEVKAQPQVCPEEDDLDEPDLYDLTAQPNAMVSSSAPSVYSVQALSLLAEVLAPLLDMVYRSDEKEKAVPLISRIMYYVFPYLKNHSNYNMPSFCAGAQLLSSLSGYAYTKRAWKKEAFDLFMDPLFFHMDAACVPHWKSIVDHLLTHEKTVFKELMTMQSSSLKVLPNQEQKALLLKRQAFSVFSGELDQYHLYLPLIQERLTENLRVGQTPSVAAQMFLTFRVLLLRISPQHLTSLWPIMVTELIHTFVQLERSLVAVKEVSKPVGRGNVGRGVPGRHGPARLFLQSELDMYLSACKFLDMALSFPPDRMPLFQMYRWAFVPEVDTENYSGPENGLMEGEQECQPHILRILEGLHHRFEDLNGTGETKGDVERPEFPLLTMRSISCISELWPFLHILSCSFRCPSIHRGPQPMAQYPVANSDLVLNRLELVMEQEFLESVEG, encoded by the exons ATGGATCCTGAGGAACAAGAGCTGCAGAATGACTACCGGTATCGGAGctactcagctgtcattgaAAAGGCGCTCCGCAACTTTGAGTCCTCCAGTGAATGGGCTGACCTCATCTCCTCTCTGGGCAAGCTCAACAAA GCTCTTCAGAGCAACCTGAAGTATTCCCTACTTCCCCGGCGGCTGATCATCGGCAAACGTTTAGCCCAGTGCCTGCACCCAGCACTGCCCAGCGGTGTACACCTTAAGGCTCTTGAGACCTATGAGGTCATCTTCAAGATCATTGGCACCAAATGGCTTGCCAAGGATCTCTTCATCTACAG TTCTGGGCTGTTCCCCCTCCTGGGCCATGCAGCCATGTCTGTGAAGCCAGTACTGTTGATGCTCTATGAGCGTTACTACCTGCCTCTACAACGAGCCCTCTTGCCTAGTCTACAAGCCTTTGTCATGGGCCTGCTTCCTGGGCTGGAGGAGGGGCTGGAGGTGTATGACAG GACAGATGCCTTGCTGCTGAAGCTGTCCCAGCAGGTTGGACAGTGTGTATTCTATGGAGCGCTGTGGGGCAGTGTACTAGTCAGCCCTCTGGTTCGTCTTCCTGCCTCCCACTTCATTGTCACACACTTCGACAGAATGGCCACTGGCCGCGAGCAGAGACACATGCTTGGCTCTGACCATAAGCTagtg TTGAAATCCATCTGCCTGTCACTACAGGACTCCAATGTGCTGGTGCAGAGGAACATGCTGGAgattcttctcttcttcttccccttctGTACCTGTTTA GATCCAACTGAAGCCAGCATTCCCTTGTCCCGGGATGACGTGATCTCCCTTGTGTGCGCCGCCTCTCTGACCTTGCTTAGGAGGGACATGTCACTGAACAGGAGACTATACGCTTGGTTGCAAG GCACAGATTCCAAGGGGAGCATGTTGGCACCGGATCCAAACATGTCCTCTACTTTGGAGGAGCACATGGCTTTCTACTTTGACCACTATTCCAGGGAACTGCTGCTACAG GCCGTCGTCGACATCCTGAGGCTGAAGACCATGCAGTCTGAACCAGAGACTCTCACGGCATACCTCAGACCTTTCCGCATCATCCTCAGCTTGCTAGACAAGCCAGAGATTG GCCCGAAATTGACTGGGGACCTGATGTTGGAGGTCATTAGGGCTCTATATAGCTATGTCAGCGAGATGCTGGGGGAGGAGACTACTTTGGGCTCCAGCCTCATCACAAACCAGTTGGCCAG TAAAGTCAAAGAGAGCAAGAATGCATCCGAGATCATCAAAACGGCAAACATGCTCATCAGCTCGCTGAACAGTGACTACGTGTGGAACTACATGACCAGGTGTTTCTGGGCCTGTCTCAG CAAGGGATCCTCAGGGCACCCTACATCCACTGTGCTGGAGGACAGATGTGCCCCACCCTCTGTTTCTGAGATATCTACTCTGATCATGTTCCTGCTGGATGTCATCCCTCTG GAGCTATACACTGAGATCCAAACAGAATACCTGCCACAAATGCTGGGCAGCATGCTGCAGGCGCTCCGGGGTCAGCTAGGAGAGATCAGCCTGTCTGAGCTCACGCAGGCACTGCGTGCCTGCTTCAGGGTGCTCAGTAAGATCCAGATGCCTGTGGCCTACATGGATATGGAGGCAgaatcacagacacacaaggaTGAG GCTAAGGAGAATCAAGGAGCCATTCAGGGAGATGGAGCACATGGAGAAGATGACAGAGGTGATAAAGACAGCAGAGAGGAAGACGTGGAGTCTGAGATAGGGGAGCTGGATGGAGAGGCAGAGCTGGACACGGGGCTTGCAGATGCAGCAATTCCCACTGTGCGCTCTGAGGACAGTGGGCTCGGCCTCAGTACGTCTACTTCTGAGCAACATCTGTCCCGAGAAAGGATGGGACTGGAGACAGGGGTGTGTCCTGGGAGGGGCGATGTATGGAGAAAGGGAGGCATTGTGGAAGACATGACACACAGCATGCTGGACATCCTGGACTCTTTCATCAGCAG GTTTCTGCTCTGTCCAGTGTGTGAGgagaaaaagcagcaggaagCCATTGATACCAGCACTTATGCAACTGGCCTTGGTACTAGGGCCTTGGCGAGACAGAGAGGGAGCCGTGAGCTAGGGCAGTTCAGAGAGAAGCTGACAGAGTTCTTCACTCCCAACAAACAGAAGTTGCAGCAACTGGCAGACTTTTCCTTCCCTTCGCACAGGAAAGGTGGAAAGGGCACAGGAGAAGGCCAGCTGCACTGGGGGGCAGGCTACAAGTCAAGGGATAGGTCAGATATTTCCGAGGCTTGTCGACAGGCCTTCACCGCCATCTGTCACCTGCTTTTGGAGTGTAGTACCTTCCCTGTTTACCTGCTAGAGGATGAGAGAGAAACTCTGAATACTGCACTTTTCCATAATGCAG GAAATGATAAGCACAGTCTTCCTGTGTGGTTGAGGTCTTTGATGACCCTATGCTGTCTGTCGAAGGACAACCACATCCAACATGTAGCCATCTCATCCGTTCTGGAGCTGTTGAACCACTCCCATTCCTTGGCCCTGGTTATCGAGGACAAGAACCGGCGCTATAAGAGCTCTGATAGCAATCCGTTCAGCGGACAACTGCAGATGCTCACTATTCCACCCATTTACCCCAGGGTCTTCAAGGCCATTGAAGAATACACAGACTTTTACCAG AGGTTGGCACAGGTACTATGGGGGCAGTTGGACTCAGAGAGAGGGGAGCTTCATGTCACTTGTGTGGAGCTCTTCTATCGGCTTCACTGCCTAGCACCCACAGCCTCAGTCTGTGAAGACATTGTCTGCCTGGCACTGCAGCATCGAGAGAAG GTGGTACAACTTGAAGCTCTACACAGGTTCTCTGTACTGTGGCACCTGACCCGGGAGATACAGAACAACAGATCTGTGTCCTTGAACCGTTCCTTTGACAG ATCACTTTTTGTGGTTCTGGACTGTCTCAACAGTCCAGATGGGTCTGTGAGAACTGCTGGGCAGAGCTGGCTCATCCGGGCTCTCTCCCTCAATGATGTCGCTCGAATTCTAGAACCCATTCTTCTGCTACTGCTTCACCCTGAGACTCAGCGCTGCTCTATTCAGTGCCTCATGCAGAATCTGGCTGGAG GCCATCTTAAGATGTTTAAATGGAAGGACCGTGCAATATCTCATAATGCTGAGACTTCTCTGAATGGCATTGCAATGGAGAGCCTGTCTGAGGACACTCTGTTGAGCTGGCTGGCTGTGGTAGACCGTGAAGTACTGTGGGCAGACCTTGAGCATGTGCCAGAGATGGTGAATGTGCCAGAGCTACCTGAGGAGGGCAGAAGGTGGAGCGAGGATACTGAGGGAGAAGATGAAGAATCAAGGCAGGATGCTATGGAGGAAGAGCAAGAGGAAAGTGAGCACACTGAGTCAGCAGATACCAGCGGTGCTCAGCTCTCCACAGAGGACTCTGGTTCGGGCTCTGCTCCCTACTTGCAGCGAGTTGACTCAGAGCGGACACAGGCTTCTGAGTCACTGTccagtgaggaggaggaagaagagctgGCTGCCATGGCACGACTGCGGCACCTGAAGCAGCTACAAGAGCGACGAGAGGCAGTAGATGCTCTCTACAGGCACACACTCCTGTACCTCCAACCTTACAACCACGCCCGCATCCTCCATGCCTTTGGTGCGCTGGAGAGCCTCATTCGGACAAATGGTCAGCCATTTGTCGAGGCTGTGTCTACTACAACACTGGATACAGGCAGTGCTGCCCATCTTGGACTGGTCCAAAATCTGCTACAACGTCATCAAGAATCACTGGAGGGCCGCAGTTTCTATGGGCGCTGGCAGCCCCAGTCCATGGAGTCAGGGCCCCAATGTCTGCTGATTGAACTACTTGTTAGTGTTTGCCTCAGCTTTCTGCGCTCACACTATCCTCGCTACTTGCAAGTGGGTGCGCTGGAGGTGCGGGGGAATCTCCAAGTCAAGGTGACGAGTGTGGAGGTGTTGACATGCCTGCTCGGTCAGCTGATTGGCCCTGTTCGGGACCACGAACGGCGCAGCCTGGACCTTGTCTGCCAGCTGCTGTCAAGCAGTGGGTTGCAGCGCTATGTCCTGCTCTCATTATCTACCTCCATGCATGTCAGCCAGCGGCCTGGCATTGAGAAGGACAAGGAGGCCCAGCTGTCGATGGATGTCACAGATGGGCTGTCTGAGGAGCGAATGATTGAGCAGAGCCGAGACGCTGGCTGCAGTGAGCAAGCCCTACAGGTGGAGCTGCTGAAACTGCTGCAGGTACTGGTGGTACTGGAGCACCATGCATACGCTGAAGGAGGTGTGGAGAAGGGCACAACTGCCGGCGGCACCTCCCCGCTGGCCCGTGAATGGCAAACTGCCCAACAGTACCAGCAGTCCATTCGTGCACAACAGTACATACCCGCGCAGCCCATCACGGCCCAAGGCATGTTTGTCTCTGCCGCAGCCTCTGCCCTGCTGCCACGCTATGGGTACGCAATGCACCCACCCTGGGTGTCAATGATTTGTTCTTCTCTGCCTTACCTTGGCCGCTCCCTGGCTGTTATTGTTGCCCCATTCATTGCCCAGATCTGCAAGAACTTGGATGAGCTGGTGCGGCAGTATGAGCATGAGGTCGACAGGGCCTCCCACAG TGTCACCTTCAGAAGGGAGAGCATTGCCTTAGATTACCCCCTAACCCTAATGGAAGGCCTGACCACCATCACTCACTACTGCCTGCTGGACAATAGGAAG TCCCCTGTAATCCCTGACCCCGTAGACCTACGAAATGCTCGTaatgccatcctggaggagatGCCACGGGCAGTCAGCACTATGGCCCTGCTGTGGAGTGTGGTGAGGCGTGAGGAAGGCCAAAGGAAAGGCTCAGACACTGTTCAAACAGCCCGGAACACCACTACGTCTGTGTGTTTTAGAAATGCAAAG GTCCTCAGACTAAAGGTGCTGGAATTTTTGGATCCACTGATGGCACCCTTTGGGGTTCAGGTTATGGCATCAGTTGGTGCCGTATGGAACACCAGGAGGAGCAAGAAGGGccgcaataaaaataaa GTCTTACCAGTGGCCAGTGAATCTCGTCTGACCATCGTAGACCTGGTGAAATCCCTGAGTACCCTACGTACCAATACCATTCTGCACCTCGTAAAAGAAGTTGTGAAAAAGCCCCACCAGATCAAGGGAGACTCG AAGTCTACACTGGTTGATATCCCACTTCTTCAGTTTAGCTACACCTTCATTCAAAG CATCTGTGCTCAAGCACTCCAGGAAAATATCACTCCCCTCCTGTGCCTGCTGAAGGAGTCTGTCCAGATGAACTTGGCCCCTCCTGGACAATTCCTTCTGCTGGG AATTCTCAATGACTTAGTTAACAGACTCCCTAATCTGGACAATAAGAAATATTCCAAAGACCTGCAG GAGGTGACCCAGCGGATCCTGGAGGCAGTGGGCAGTGTGGCAGGCTCGTCCCTGGAGCAGACCAGCTGGCTTAGCCGTAACCTGGAGGTGAAAGCCCAGCCGCAGGTGTGCCCGGAGGAGGATGACCTGGATGAGCCAGACCTctatg ATTTGACTGCTCAGCCCAATGCCATGGTGTCTTCGTCAGCCCCATCTGTGTACAGCGTCCAGGCCCTCAGCTTGTTggcagag GTGTTGGCTCCTCTCTTGGACATGGTGTACCGCAGTGATGAAAAGGAGAAGGCAGTTCCCCTGATCTCACGCATCATGTACTATGTCTTCCCCTACTTGAAAAACCACAG TAACTACAACATGCCTAGTTTCTGTGCCGGTGCCCAACTCCTCAGTAGCCTCAGTGGATACGCCTACACCAAGCGTGCCTGGAAGAAGGAGGCATTTGACCTTTTCATGGACCCCCTCTTCTTCCACATGGACGCTGCCTGTGTTCCACA CTGGAAGTCCATAGTTGACCATTTGTTGACTCATGAGAAGACCGTATTCAAGGAGCTAATGA CCATGCAGAGCAGCTCACTGAAGGTGCTACCCAACCAAGAGCAGAAGGCACTCCTACTTAAGCGCCAGGCCTTCTCTGTGTTCAGCGGCGAATTGGACCAATACCACCTCTACCTACCGCTAATCCAAG AGCGTTTGACAGAGAACCTGCGAGTTGGACAGACTCCTTCTGTAGCAGCCCAGATGTTCCTAACCTTCCGGGTTCTCCTTTTGCGCATCTCCCCCCAGCACCTCACTTCACTGTGGCCCATCATGGTCACTGAGCTA ATACATACATTTGTTCAGCTGGAAAGGAGTTTGGTAGCAGTCAAAGAGGTTTCAAA ACCAGTGGGCAGAGGCAATGTGGGACGAGGAGTGCCCGGGAGGCATGGCCCTGCCCGTCTGTTTCTCCAGAGTGAGCTGGACATGTACTTGTCAGCTTGCAAGTTCCTGGATATGGCCCTTTCCTTCCCACCTGACAGGATGCCACTCTTCCAGAT GTACCGCTGGGCATTTGTTCCTGAGGTGGATACAGAGAACTATAGTGGTCCAGAGAATGGCCTGATGGAAGGGGAGCAGGAGTGTCAACCCCACATTCTTAGGATCCTAGAAGGGCTTCACCACAGGTTTGAG GACTTAAATGGCACAGGTGAGACCAAAGGAGATGTTGAACGACCGGAATTCCCTCTACTCACGATGCGATCCATCTCCTGCATCTCTGAGCTGTGGCCTTTTCTGCACATCCTGAGCTGCTCCTTCAGGTGTCCCAGCATTCACCGAGGACCTCAGCCCATGGCCCAGTACCCAGTGGCCAACAGTGACCTGGTTTTGAACAGACTTGAGCTGGTGATGGAGCAGGAGTTCCTAGAGAGCGTTGAAGGCTAG